Below is a window of Williamwhitmania sp. DNA.
ATCAAGGCACTTGCAAAGTCAAATATTAATATTTTCACAAAATGGCATTAACAAAAATAAACGGTATCGATTTAAACCTAAATGCAAAGGGAAACGGAAAACCATTGCTGCTAATCCACGGTTTAGGTGGTAGCTGTAGGCAATTAGACATCATCATAAATCCTCTTTCTAAACATTTCAAAACAATTACGTTTGACGTTCGAGGACATGGACAAAGCGAAAAACCAACGGAA
It encodes the following:
- a CDS encoding alpha/beta fold hydrolase — encoded protein: MALTKINGIDLNLNAKGNGKPLLLIHGLGGSCRQLDIIINPLSKHFKTITFDVRGHGQSEKPTE